The genomic window AATAGTGAACTTGATGTTATGCGTTGTTTACTTATGTCAAATAATGCTGATAATGTTTTAAGTCCTACAAAAATATATGAAAAACTAATATTTACTTCAGGAGCAATAACAAAAGTACTTAAAAAGTTAGAAGAAAAAGCTTATGTTATACGTATAAATAATCAATATGATAAAAGAAGTAGTTTAGTTCAATTAACACCTCTTGGTTATGAAGTTTGTAAAAATGCTTTAATAGATGTTTTTGCATTTGAAGAAGAGTGTTTTTCTAAACTTACAAAAGAAGAGATGAAGATTTATGAAGATCTTACATTAAAGCTTTTATCTTAAATTATGAGTTATTAGTTTGTGCTCAAAACTTGCAAAAAATTTGCAAATTTTGACTAATGATAGAGACTCTTTTATTTTAAATCTTCATAAGGAAGTCCAACATATTGCTCTGCAATAATTTTTCTTCCAGCTTCTGATTTTAAGAAATACTCGATTTCTGATGTTTCCATTTTTTTATCAAACTCATC from Arcobacter venerupis includes these protein-coding regions:
- a CDS encoding transcriptional regulator, SarA/Rot family; its protein translation is MNKQELETKIQRVRERSPETYNDVLHVVVPFYMYHQKLYRGTTKIQEEKYNISNSELDVMRCLLMSNNADNVLSPTKIYEKLIFTSGAITKVLKKLEEKAYVIRINNQYDKRSSLVQLTPLGYEVCKNALIDVFAFEEECFSKLTKEEMKIYEDLTLKLLS